From a single Nicotiana tomentosiformis chromosome 2, ASM39032v3, whole genome shotgun sequence genomic region:
- the LOC104109115 gene encoding uncharacterized protein, with protein MSKAGTPDFFYREAQRLGYVARSAFKLLQMQKQYKLITPGSSVLDLGCAPGAWLQVACQSLGPLKNGGVVVGIDLKKVKVPPMHCDSRVQTVCADALNLPKNKLKALSPQEKGFDVVLSDMCPLVSGIRIRDAALSAELGMRALDLAVGGVSLLHSGDSECSNSTPKNDGLLRPGGHLVIKLLESEDVKEFGQLCKPLFKKAAWLRPKATRSCSKEIYLICQGLL; from the exons ATGAGCAAAGCAGGTACACCTGATTTTTTCTACAGGGAAGCTCAGCGCCTTGGTTATGTTGCTCGCTCTGCATTCAAGTTGCTTCAGATGCAGAAACAATACAAATTGATAACCCCTGGTTCTTCTGTACTCGATCTTGGGTGTGCTCCTGGCGCATGGCTTCAGGTGGCATGTCAGAGTTTGGGCCCACTGAAAAATGGAGGTGTTGTTGTAGGAATTGATCTCAAGAAGGTAAAGGTTCCTCCTATGCACTGTGATTCAAGAGTTCAAACTGTTTGTGCTGATGCTCTCAACCTTCCCAAGAACAAACTCAAGGCTCTTTCTCCTCAGGAAAAAGGATTTGATGTCGTACTGTCTGATATGTGCCCCTTAGTTTCTGGAATAAGAATAAGAGATGCAGCTTTATCCGCTGAACTTGGTATGCGAGCCCTTGATTTGGCTGTTGGCGGAGTTTCCCTATTGCATTCGGGTGATTCAGAGTGCTCAAATTCAACTCCAAAGAATGATGGTTTACTGCGACCTGGGGGCCATCTTGTCATTAAGCTTTTAGAAAGTGAAGATGTGAAAG AGTTTGGGCAGTTATGCAAACCACTCTTCAAAAAGGCAGCATGGTTGAGGCCAAAAGCAACTAGGTCATGTTCAAAGGAGATATATCTGATTTGTCAAGGATTGCTGTGA